Proteins from a single region of Butyrivibrio fibrisolvens:
- a CDS encoding TRAP transporter small permease — MPGFFITLRKVEPVYQLVYKIFLNICKALLVADILITSWIVLARYIKVIPAPNWGEELILTLMAYMAVLSASLAIKRNAHIRMTSFDRYLPKNLIIALDLLADIAVLILAIIMLVVGWKYALSIGAKGSYISMPWLSKFWMYFPIPLAGVAMIFFEVERIVLDFERFFVKEKEDKA, encoded by the coding sequence ATGCCTGGATTTTTTATAACACTTAGAAAAGTAGAACCCGTATATCAGCTTGTTTACAAGATATTTCTGAACATTTGTAAAGCTTTGCTGGTTGCGGATATTCTGATAACAAGCTGGATCGTTCTGGCTCGTTATATTAAAGTGATTCCTGCTCCAAACTGGGGCGAGGAGCTCATACTTACTCTTATGGCTTATATGGCAGTTTTGTCAGCATCACTTGCCATAAAGAGAAACGCACACATCAGGATGACATCTTTTGACAGATATCTTCCTAAAAATCTCATCATCGCACTTGACCTTTTGGCAGATATAGCAGTTCTTATCCTTGCTATCATCATGCTTGTTGTTGGCTGGAAGTACGCACTTTCAATAGGAGCTAAGGGCTCATATATCAGTATGCCCTGGCTGTCTAAATTCTGGATGTATTTCCCGATTCCACTTGCAGGTGTAGCTATGATCTTCTTTGAAGTGGAAAGAATTGTTCTTGATTTCGAAAGATTTTTTGTTAAGGAAAAGGAGGATAAGGCATGA
- a CDS encoding TRAP transporter large permease: MTINTTAIAILLISFLVMVFLRFPIAYSVAISSILCLAYQGLPLATLSQQMIKGISSFSLMAVPFFITMGVLMGSGGISEKLLNLADACVGWMTGGLAMVNIVASYFFGGISGSAAADTASLGSLEIPMMVDRGYDKDFSTAVTISSSVEGMLVPPSHNMVIYATTAGGLSVGALFLAGYLPGALLAVCLMIGSYIISKKRHYPKGERFSIGRLWKEFTTSIWALSAILIVVVGVVAGVFTATESAAIAVIYSLLVSVYVYKGITWKGVWKVIDSCIDTLSIVLILIATSNVFGYCLTTLHVPELAARAITGVSRNPYVIALLLNLILLILGMIMDMAPIILISTPILLPIATAIGINPIQYGIMLVLNCGIGLLTPPVGAVLFIGSAIAEEPMEKVVKAELPFYVMMIIALILITFIPAISLIIPQLLGYTL, encoded by the coding sequence ATGACTATAAATACTACAGCTATCGCCATCCTGCTTATCAGCTTTCTGGTAATGGTATTTTTGAGATTTCCGATTGCTTATTCAGTTGCTATATCATCTATACTGTGTCTTGCTTATCAGGGGCTTCCCCTTGCAACACTTTCACAGCAGATGATCAAAGGCATCAGTTCTTTTTCACTTATGGCGGTTCCGTTTTTCATCACCATGGGTGTACTTATGGGATCGGGCGGTATCTCGGAAAAACTTTTAAATCTTGCAGATGCCTGCGTAGGATGGATGACAGGCGGACTAGCAATGGTTAATATCGTAGCTTCCTATTTCTTTGGCGGAATATCAGGATCTGCAGCAGCTGATACAGCTTCTCTTGGATCACTTGAGATCCCGATGATGGTAGACAGAGGCTACGACAAGGATTTCTCTACAGCAGTTACGATCTCATCTTCAGTAGAGGGTATGCTTGTTCCACCTTCTCACAACATGGTCATCTATGCGACAACAGCCGGCGGCCTTTCAGTTGGAGCCTTGTTCCTTGCAGGCTATCTTCCTGGAGCACTTCTTGCTGTATGTCTTATGATCGGATCATATATCATTTCTAAAAAAAGACATTATCCAAAGGGCGAAAGATTCAGCATTGGTAGACTTTGGAAGGAATTCACCACTTCTATCTGGGCCCTTTCTGCAATACTTATTGTAGTAGTCGGAGTTGTAGCCGGTGTATTTACAGCTACAGAATCAGCGGCTATTGCTGTTATCTACTCACTTCTTGTAAGTGTTTATGTTTACAAGGGAATTACATGGAAAGGAGTATGGAAAGTAATCGATTCCTGTATTGATACTTTATCTATAGTTTTGATACTTATAGCAACATCCAATGTATTCGGTTACTGTCTTACAACTCTTCATGTTCCGGAGCTCGCAGCCAGAGCTATAACGGGAGTATCAAGGAATCCATATGTGATTGCCCTCCTTTTGAATTTGATACTTCTGATACTTGGTATGATCATGGATATGGCACCTATTATCCTGATCTCAACACCAATCCTTCTTCCTATCGCAACCGCTATTGGTATCAATCCTATACAGTATGGCATCATGCTGGTACTCAACTGCGGTATCGGACTTCTGACTCCACCTGTCGGAGCAGTTCTGTTCATAGGTTCAGCTATTGCTGAAGAGCCCATGGAGAAGGTAGTTAAGGCCGAGCTTCCATTCTATGTGATGATGATAATCGCACTTATCCTCATTACATTCATTCCTGCGATAAGCCTCATAATACCTCAGCTTCTTGGCTATACTTTGTAG
- a CDS encoding TRAP transporter substrate-binding protein, which produces MRKKLFSALMSASIAVAMMSGCGLNAPAETGAGATQDTAQDTTQEVKESTEDTGASETGSEYEVNEAAAADPAVTLTMAEVNPLDGTICGAMDMKFKEAVEAMSGGSITIDLQGSGVLGVEADILDGMLGGTGTVDICRISAFALNSYGCDKATLLSLPYTFQDRDHFWTFANSELAQDFLNQSSELGLGVKGLYYGEEGFRHFFTVSDKPISSPDDMKDMKIRVSNDPVMTAMVENLGATPSPVSMAEIYPSMQNGTIDGAEQPTVNYQSNSFDEVGPNLTLDGHTLGAMMTIITEKSWGELTENQQQVILDAGKIASDYCREVSEQKEEAVLEQLKADGRNIIEVTDKTPWQEACKPIVEQYATGDLADIYQQILDMAK; this is translated from the coding sequence ATGAGAAAAAAACTTTTTAGTGCTTTAATGAGCGCATCTATCGCAGTAGCAATGATGTCCGGCTGCGGACTTAATGCACCTGCAGAGACTGGCGCTGGTGCTACACAGGACACCGCTCAGGACACCACTCAGGAAGTTAAAGAGAGTACTGAAGATACAGGTGCCAGTGAAACAGGTTCTGAGTATGAAGTTAACGAAGCTGCAGCAGCTGATCCTGCTGTAACACTTACAATGGCAGAGGTTAATCCACTTGATGGAACAATCTGCGGTGCCATGGATATGAAATTCAAAGAAGCAGTAGAAGCCATGTCTGGCGGTTCTATTACTATCGATCTTCAGGGCAGTGGTGTTCTTGGCGTTGAAGCAGACATCCTTGATGGTATGCTTGGCGGAACAGGAACAGTTGATATCTGCCGTATTTCAGCATTTGCTCTTAATTCATATGGTTGTGACAAGGCAACACTTCTTTCACTTCCTTATACTTTCCAGGATAGAGATCACTTCTGGACGTTCGCTAATTCTGAACTTGCTCAGGATTTCCTGAATCAGTCTTCAGAGCTTGGCCTTGGTGTTAAGGGTCTTTACTATGGCGAAGAAGGATTCCGTCATTTCTTCACAGTATCTGATAAGCCTATTTCTTCACCTGATGATATGAAAGATATGAAGATCCGCGTATCTAATGACCCTGTTATGACAGCTATGGTTGAGAACCTTGGTGCAACACCTTCACCTGTATCTATGGCAGAGATCTATCCATCCATGCAGAATGGTACTATCGATGGCGCAGAGCAGCCAACAGTTAACTATCAGTCAAACTCTTTTGACGAAGTAGGTCCTAACCTTACACTTGATGGACATACACTTGGCGCTATGATGACTATCATTACAGAGAAGTCATGGGGCGAGCTTACAGAGAATCAGCAGCAGGTAATCCTTGATGCAGGCAAGATCGCTTCTGATTACTGCAGAGAAGTTTCAGAGCAGAAGGAAGAAGCAGTTCTTGAGCAGCTCAAGGCTGATGGCCGTAACATAATCGAAGTTACAGATAAGACACCTTGGCAGGAAGCATGTAAACCAATCGTAGAACAGTATGCTACAGGAGATCTTGCAGATATCTATCAGCAGATTCTCGATATGGCTAAATAA